A section of the Streptomyces sp. SCL15-4 genome encodes:
- a CDS encoding ABC transporter permease: MSTPQPPMPQAPAAAPDWHTAAPGGSYPGYTSPIPVVRTHLGHALASEWTKIRSVRSTMWTLGVFVLLVVGIGLAAGALVEANSDPSTLDGENPLSFGFFGLLLGSICIITLGVLTTASEYGTGMIRTTMTACPSRARVLAAKSIVFFAVAFVFTLVTSAFVAMVQVSMLEGAGAGSPSGSEWFKATVGISLYIALLGLLSLLIGSVIRHSAGAITIMIGVVLAPLVIAMFMVAQSMEKLRDWLFEYSIPNQLSVFYANSLTESGPSGWDPLWIMLGVTAAVYAGTYALLRSRDV, from the coding sequence ATGAGCACCCCCCAGCCCCCGATGCCGCAGGCCCCCGCCGCCGCGCCCGACTGGCACACGGCGGCACCCGGCGGGTCGTACCCCGGCTACACCTCGCCCATCCCGGTCGTGCGCACCCACCTCGGACACGCGCTGGCCTCCGAGTGGACGAAGATCCGGTCGGTGCGCTCCACGATGTGGACGCTCGGCGTGTTCGTGCTGCTCGTCGTCGGCATCGGCCTCGCCGCCGGCGCGCTGGTCGAGGCCAACTCCGACCCCTCGACCCTGGACGGCGAGAACCCGTTGTCGTTCGGCTTCTTCGGCCTGCTCCTCGGCTCCATCTGCATCATCACGCTCGGCGTGCTGACCACGGCCTCGGAGTACGGCACGGGCATGATCCGTACGACGATGACCGCGTGCCCGAGCCGGGCCCGGGTGCTCGCCGCGAAGTCGATCGTGTTCTTCGCCGTCGCCTTCGTGTTCACCCTGGTCACGTCCGCCTTCGTGGCGATGGTCCAGGTGTCCATGCTGGAGGGCGCGGGCGCCGGCTCTCCGAGCGGCTCGGAGTGGTTCAAGGCCACCGTCGGCATCAGCCTGTACATCGCGCTGCTCGGACTGCTCTCGCTGCTCATCGGCTCGGTCATCCGGCACTCCGCGGGCGCCATCACGATCATGATCGGCGTGGTACTGGCCCCGCTCGTGATCGCGATGTTCATGGTCGCGCAGTCGATGGAGAAGCTGCGCGACTGGCTGTTCGAGTACTCGATCCCGAACCAGCTGAGCGTCTTCTACGCCAACTCCCTGACCGAGTCCGGCCCGTCCGGCTGGGACCCGCTGTGGATCATGCTGGGTGTGACGGCGGCGGTGTACGCGGGCACGTACGCGCTGCTGCGAAGCCGGGACGTGTAG
- a CDS encoding ATP/GTP-binding protein has product MSPRRNRPKAAGSSGRSAEDDRAGRYGGWQSTESWRGEEWSVRHVAGASAEGKTYRCPGCDQLIPSAVPHVVAWPEYAGVDDRRHWHKACWNAKDRRTTPVRRSRNAPRF; this is encoded by the coding sequence GTGTCCCCGCGTCGCAACCGACCGAAGGCAGCCGGATCGTCGGGCCGGAGTGCCGAGGACGACCGCGCCGGCCGGTACGGCGGCTGGCAGTCCACGGAGAGCTGGCGTGGCGAGGAGTGGAGCGTACGGCATGTCGCCGGGGCCAGCGCGGAGGGCAAGACCTACCGCTGCCCGGGCTGCGACCAGCTGATCCCCTCCGCCGTCCCGCACGTGGTGGCCTGGCCGGAGTACGCGGGCGTCGACGACCGCCGGCACTGGCACAAGGCCTGCTGGAACGCGAAGGACCGCCGCACCACGCCGGTGCGGCGGTCCCGTAACGCGCCGAGGTTCTGA
- a CDS encoding LLM class flavin-dependent oxidoreductase, producing the protein MRVGTFVLAAQFPGQGPGEALHRAVRSAEVAEEAGLDAVWLAEHHFVPYGTCPSAVTLAALLLGRTRRIRVGTAVSVLPTAHPVALGEQAALLHVASGGRFTLGVGRGGPWVDLEVFGAGLQAYEHGFPESLDLLLRWLDEPSVAASGERYSFREVPVVPRPSDALTDTPGPEVVLACTSPASVRLAAERGLPMLLGMHVGDEEKAEMIALWRDRARAAGRPAEEIAGAAHVSAGVCQLADRRTDAAETLLKAMPGWLRQGLSAHMTVDGRQRVMRDPYAYTELLCGLHPVGTPRLAADRLAATSERTGISRFALMVEGSGQLAATEENLRRLGTEVLPQLR; encoded by the coding sequence ATGCGCGTAGGAACTTTTGTGCTGGCCGCCCAGTTCCCGGGCCAGGGTCCCGGAGAGGCCCTGCACCGGGCGGTCCGCTCGGCCGAGGTCGCCGAGGAGGCCGGGCTGGACGCCGTATGGCTGGCCGAACACCACTTCGTGCCCTACGGCACATGCCCCTCGGCGGTCACCCTGGCCGCGCTGCTGCTGGGCCGCACCCGCCGCATCCGGGTCGGCACGGCGGTCAGCGTCCTGCCCACCGCCCACCCGGTCGCCCTCGGCGAGCAGGCCGCGCTGCTCCACGTGGCCAGCGGCGGACGGTTCACGCTGGGCGTGGGACGCGGCGGCCCGTGGGTGGACCTGGAGGTGTTCGGCGCGGGACTCCAGGCGTACGAACACGGGTTTCCCGAGTCGCTCGATCTGCTGCTGCGGTGGCTGGACGAACCGTCGGTGGCGGCCTCCGGGGAGCGCTATTCCTTCCGGGAGGTGCCGGTGGTGCCCCGCCCGTCGGACGCCCTGACGGACACCCCCGGCCCCGAGGTCGTCCTGGCCTGCACCTCGCCGGCGAGCGTGCGGCTGGCCGCCGAGCGCGGGCTGCCGATGCTGCTCGGCATGCACGTCGGCGACGAGGAGAAGGCCGAGATGATCGCCCTGTGGCGGGACCGCGCCCGCGCGGCGGGCCGGCCGGCCGAGGAGATCGCGGGCGCCGCTCATGTCTCGGCCGGGGTCTGCCAGCTCGCCGACCGGCGCACGGACGCGGCCGAAACCCTGCTGAAGGCGATGCCGGGCTGGCTGCGGCAGGGGCTGTCGGCCCATATGACGGTGGACGGACGGCAGCGTGTGATGCGCGATCCGTACGCCTACACCGAACTGCTCTGCGGGCTGCATCCGGTCGGCACGCCGCGGCTCGCCGCCGACCGGCTCGCGGCCACCTCGGAGCGCACCGGGATCAGCCGCTTCGCCCTCATGGTCGAGGGCTCGGGCCAGCTCGCGGCCACCGAGGAGAACCTGCGGCGGCTCGGCACCGAGGTACTGCCGCAACTGCGCTGA
- a CDS encoding SCO5389 family protein codes for MSLDVSPALLEQAERGEVDEAAFVDCVRTSLPYAWEMISSLVAQLKVDGGPFADNQTPPPDEQARGQLLRALASDAIRGALQRHFGVRLAFQNCHRVAVFPLDASVDETLARFTSARNQLLNQSPELRDC; via the coding sequence ATGTCGCTCGACGTCTCACCGGCCCTACTCGAACAGGCCGAGCGAGGCGAGGTCGACGAAGCAGCATTCGTCGACTGCGTCCGGACCTCCCTGCCCTACGCATGGGAGATGATCAGCTCCCTGGTGGCCCAGCTGAAGGTGGACGGCGGACCCTTCGCCGACAACCAGACGCCTCCGCCGGACGAGCAGGCGCGCGGTCAGCTGCTGCGTGCGCTCGCGAGTGACGCCATACGCGGCGCGCTGCAGCGGCACTTCGGTGTGCGGCTGGCCTTCCAGAACTGCCACCGTGTGGCGGTGTTCCCGCTGGACGCCTCGGTGGACGAGACGCTGGCCCGCTTCACGTCGGCGCGCAACCAGCTGCTGAACCAGTCGCCGGAGCTCCGGGACTGCTGA